A window of the Osmia lignaria lignaria isolate PbOS001 chromosome 2, iyOsmLign1, whole genome shotgun sequence genome harbors these coding sequences:
- the LOC117605921 gene encoding netrin receptor UNC5C: MELKISILLLALLRLASTLESTKEEEDPDEDDEENYPVDDYDYGDYETATITSDTDLIAGGSLPIFLAEPVDTFVVKGKPATLHCRAAQALQVYFRCNGDRAERSQQQDFVDPQTGTRVVEVELNVTRNEVEEYFGRERFKCECVAWSGPGQIRGQPVTVEVAYLKKHFLSPPYSLSVEAGRNAELRCTPPLGVPSPKVYWLKNGAHLETINSSTPPSSGSDSIPNEVSSSGSFLRTADGHLILGEAELRHQGNYSCVAENIAARRVSEPAVLTVYVNGGWSSWSGWSDCSTRCGRGVQKRTRTCTNPVPINGGQTCPGPATQRVECNPSCPAVDGRWSSWSSWSACGPDCSRVRRRSCNDPPASNGGRPCQGKDVIVESCSADRCNALGQDGPRVFKEATRAIDHRNILALWITLSLAAIILALTTIFFVRLMRRKERMDALYSVARLDFRHPADLAKAVVSKNDRSVVSVDRRLEQVIDESNAARMSRSCSEHHYDVPQLSLPSTTRPSPSSSVARSSCRNSQRGRCLSDNEEGRSSRSTYQANPESTNEDDDDHDEEDEDNKKIGEDDRGHEDAGGFIVRAVVDDQGALLVVPEVGVSMSVPEGAIPRGRRHSLHLAVLGDDALRPGLPPGLTLLSAVVACGPSGIDLVKPVILQFEHCAELRTGNWELSLWSTDLDFDTRSNDSTNSSTSSNVISATMWRKILTLGGEPINLPGQPFAQLDHSGVFLVTETPNVFAVAGENSAVAPGLAVKRICLAVFLSRERDHIRCHLMEDTKAAFKLVVEQERRLGGTRIDHGTLGFRAGGSPLRIDLEDRESGFVERQEIPHRRIWSSTRTSVRRYFRIEKTVGEVRLSFELRACQCGFEEHTLFLRIDLDLMKRNGSNGKRTTKTESSIVLRGKNSTRSTESVVSRPFRFSKTLRKQLCQCLDPPSARGNDWRMLAQRLQVDRYVDYFATKASPTEHILDLWEAKHQEATALADLLNHLRLMGRVDAANVLESRLGPWI; this comes from the exons ATGGAACTGAAAATCAGCATACTGCTTCTAGCGCTTCTACGCTTAGCCAGCACCCTCGAGA GcacgaaggaggaggaggacccCGACGAAGACGATGAAGAGAATTACCCGGTGGACGACTACGACTACGGTGACTACGAAACCGCGACCATAACCAGCGATACCGATCTTATCGCCGGTGGCTCGTTGCCGATCTTCCTCGCCGAGCCGGTCGACACGTTCGTGGTGAAGGGGAAGCCAGCAACCCTTCACTGTCGAGCGGCTCAGGCTCTTCAG GTGTATTTTCGCTGCAACGGTGACCGGGCTGAACGGTCGCAGCAGCAGGATTTTGTCGACCCTCAGACCGGAACGAGGGTCGTCGAGGTCGAGTTGAACGTGACGAGGAACGAGGTCGAGGAGTACTTTGGTAGGGAGAGGTTCAAGTGCGAGTGCGTGGCATGGTCGGGACCAGGTCAGATTCGAGGGCAACCCGTCACGGTTGAGGTCGCTT ACCTGAAGAAACACTTCCTGTCGCCGCCGTACTCGCTTTCCGTGGAGGCTGGACGGAACGCGGAATTGCGATGCACGCCACCTCTAGGGGTGCCGTCACCGAAGGTGTACTGGCTGAAGAACGGCGCACACCTCGAGACGATCAACAGCTCGACGCCACCTTCGTCCGGTTCCGACAGCATCCCGAACGAGGTGTCATCCTCTGGCAGCTTCCTGCGGACCGCCGACGGACACCTGATACTGGGGGAGGCCGAGTTGAGGCACCAAGGGAATTACTCCTGCGTCGCTGAGAACATCGCTGCGAGGCGGGTCAGTGAACCGGCCGTGCTGACGGTTTACG TAAACGGCGGATGGTCTTCGTGGTCCGGATGGTCGGACTGCAGCACCCGTTGCGGCAGAGGTGTGCAAAAGAGGACGCGAACCTGCACTAACCCGGTGCCTATCAATGGAGGTCAAACCTGTCCAGGTCCAGCTACGCAAAGGGTGGAATGCAATCCTTCCTGTCCCG CGGTCGACGGCAGATGGTCAAGCTGGTCCTCGTGGTCCGCATGCGGTCCCGATTGTTCCAGAGTAAGGAGGAGATCCTGCAACGACCCCCCGGCGAGCAATGGTGGTCGTCCCTGTCAAGGCAAGGACGTCATCGTCGAGTCTTGTTCCGCGGATCGATGTAATG CACTCGGACAGGACGGACCTCGAGTATTCAAGGAAG CAACCAGAGCGATCGATCATAGAAACATACTAGCACTCTGGATCACCTTGAGTCTAGCTGCGATCATTCTCGCCTTGACGACCATCTTCTTCGTTCGATTGATGCGACGGAAGGAGAGAATGGACGCTCTGTACAGCGTCGCGAGGCTAGATTTCCGTCATCCGGCTGACCTCGCCAAAGCGGTAGTATCGAAGAACGATCGTTCGGTCGTGTCCGTGGACAGGCGTTTGGAGCAGGTGATAGACGAATCTAACGCAGCCAGGATGTCTAG ATCTTGCTCGGAGCATCACTACGACGTGCCGCAGCTCTCGTTGCCCTCGACCACCAGACCGTCGCCCAGTTCATCCGTGGCCAGGTCTTCCTGTAGGAATTCTCAGCGAGGTAGATGCCTGTCGGACAACGAGGAAGGCCGATCATCCC GCTCCACCTATCAAGCGAATCCAGAGAGCACcaacgaggacgacgacgaccacGACGAAGAAGACGAGGATAATAAAAAGATCGGAGAAGATGACAGAGGTCACGAAGATGCTGGTGGTTTTATCGTCAGGGCGGTGGTTGACGATCAAGGCGCCCTGCTGGTGGTTCCCGAGGTCGGAGTGTCCATGTCCGTGCCCGAAGGAGCCATTCCTCGCGGACGTCGACACAGTTTACACCTGGCAGTTCTCGGAGACGATGCTCTAAGACCTGGTCTCCCACCTGGATTAACCCTTTTGTCAGCAGTGGTGGCTTGTGGGCCGAGTGGCATCGATTTGGTGAAACCAGTGATCCTCCAGTTCGAACACTGTGCCGAACTCAGAACAGGAAATTGGGAACTGAGTCTCTGGTCCACGGATCTCGACTTCGACACTCGTTCCAACGACTCGACCAACTCGTCCACCAGTTCCAACGTCATTTCTGCGACGATGTGGCGTAAAATCCTAACGCTAGGTGGAGAGCCCATCAATCTTCCCGGACAACCATTCGCGCAGCTCGATCATTCTGGAGTGTTCTTGGTCACCGAGACCCCTAATGTGTTCGCGGTGGCAGGAGAAAACTCTGCAGTGGCGCCGGGATTGGCGGTGAAGAGGATCTGCCTGGCAGTTTTCTTGTCACGCGAGAGGGATCACATCAGGTGTCATCTGATGGAGGACACCAAAGCGGCGTTCAAGCTCGTCGTGGAACAG GAGCGTCGATTAGGCGGGACCCGCATCGATCATGGAACCCTAGGCTTCAGAGCAGGTGGTTCTCCGCTCCGTATCGACCTGGAGGATAGGGAGAGCGGATTCGTGGAACGTCAAGAGATACCTCATCGTCGAATCTGGTCGTCGACGAGAACAAGCGTAAGAAGATACTTCAGGATCGAAAAAACTGTAGGCGAAGTGAGACTCAGCTTTGAGTTACGAGCTTGTCAGTGCGGTTTCGAGGAGCACACCTTGTTTCTGAGAATCGACCTGGATCTGATGAAGAGAAACGGATCGAATGGAAAGAGAACCACTAAAACTGAGTCATCGATCGTTTTACGTGGCAAGAATTCAACCAGGTCGACGGAGTCGGTCGTTTCTAGACCATTCAG ATTTTCCAAAACTCTGAGAAAACAACTGTGCCAGTGTCTGGATCCGCCAAGCGCACGAGGAAACGACTGGAGGATGTTAGCACAAAGACTTCAAGTCGATAG ATACGTGGATTATTTCGCGACGAAAGCGAGCCCAACGGAGCATATCCTGGACCTCTGGGAGGCGAAACACCAAGAGGCCACGGCTCTCGCCGATCTACTGAACCACCTGAGACTTATGGGACGCGTGGATGCCGCGAACGTCCTCGAAAGTCGCCTCGGTCCATGGATCTGA